Proteins found in one Aethina tumida isolate Nest 87 chromosome 1, icAetTumi1.1, whole genome shotgun sequence genomic segment:
- the LOC109608332 gene encoding protein BCL9 homolog isoform X3, translating to MIKEKHEKGSETVKEEASSSDKESASGDVRVKKEEDAPGIKKEPDTGPITKNGTIIGSTNTGSLQSAPNRGKSDEDSVNVPASDTGSLPLKTEECVDGDLGGDSFPLGLSGSGAPPEGVQPLASNVISKQQSSMEVHYMQQQSQIFVFSTMLANSGADEVMQGRYPSIIAYHCAQPGTKKYLEKNPLKVTQFNRQSPAQWLNNFNMMKNKGCTRSPGLGPKSAPSLENFLGPEGLDDIGLSDGDLAWDQKNNHPLEGLEAGVKVPDENLTPQQRQHREESLATIRKMQQLFFPESQSIDGAPQGQPPTGPPDPNAMPNMPPNHPNQQPPMQSQQVEWQKMQSQYYDDKKKPPCGGQVPIGPVSGGGTGGGGGGGAGGGPNMPVPPAGAPGGTANAVPTAPRGVPGATGPRLQGPPPPYHQTPRSASVPIALQSSPSPASPNNPTSNLSLPSPRASSALNSPADPNRQFGLTRHMSTGQSPTSQDSPSAPRLNHSNPGTPLSSHMSPSVTSTSTEPTSTHQSSVDGMFGRTLQSMAQQKQQMSTSTTTCSTTPSTGSQIKEPNLMPVPSPQQIQYLNTFEGQELIIQKQPNTSLKEGNIISPPVLATTMDSGFPGSTPDLSHNRVSGPNTPTSIDVPRFPPTPGVPPEGCRFSNPSPHTPTTGDKPRMSGPGQTSTPGLSPQTVPGPNSDPLKNDLFPTPSPHMMDVQRFPGPNASPGAKIGGAGFVNVSPQGKPSPMDLPNYGCARGDNVPLNPNCTSTMSGNPKVSQFDPISSLTQMSQQLTNSVASSLNGQGNQGPAMMNFGSPSMHMMDMGGCHGMGDMDQGPGNMGGMPMQGPPHGFHPNSPMGPMCSLSPKLPGAFPNHMPMPRMMGRPPGPNPYNGANVQVKPNAPNTIQYLPAKPQVGQAPGPRGPPSLDFLTRLATPMNMMDNKMPNQNMQYFPNCGPNNGPMQGGPMPPHMGHMDGPMPQDGPMGGMGMGPMGGHMGNGAGPMMGGNMGMPGGMMPMMRGPMRPPMMRLSQMGYNGPGPAGGPEQMFNPGPPMGNPNAQMFVSGPKGSPMGMGAPDASQPLPPSMGQNNSFKNSPFVGPTTADPNYAQQFHNFQQQLYATSTRSQMGGQAMGPGPGPGPPHMQQPPYFNPK from the exons ATGATCAAAGAGAAGCACGAGAAAGGCTCGGAGACTGTAAAAGAGGAGGCCAGCAGCTCTGATAAAGAGTCTGCTAGTGGAGATGTCCGTGTTAAAAAAGAGGAAGATGCACCCGGTATCAAAAAAGAACCAGATACTGGACCCATCACTAAAAACGGCACCATCATCGGTTCCACAAACACTGGTTCATTGCAAAGTGCCCCAAATAGAGGAAAATCAGATGAGGACTCAGTTAATGTGCCTGCTTCAGATACTGGATCTCTGCCACTTAAGACGGAGGAGTGTGTAGATGGTGATCTGGGTGGTGATTCCTTTCCTCTGGGGCTCAGCGGAAGCGGGGCACCGCCTGAGGGTGTCCAGCCACTTGCCAGCAATGTTATCAGCAAACAACAAAGTTCCATGGAAGTCCACTACATGCAACAACAGAGTCAGATCTTTGTCTTCTCCACAATGCTTGCAAACTCTGGCGCTGATGAGGTCATGCAGGGCCGCTATCCCTCAATCATTGCTTATCACTGTGCACAACCCGGCACTAAAAAATATCTCGAAAAGAACCCCCTCAAGGTAACCCAGTTCAATAGGCAAAGTCCGGCACAGTGgctaaacaattttaacatgaTGAAGAACAAAGGATGCACTAGGAGTCCCGGACTCGGCCCCAAATCGGCGCCGTCCCTAGAGAACTTTCTCGGGCCGGAGGGCCTCGACGACATCGGTCTCAGCGATGGTGACCTGGCCTGGGACCAGAAAAACAACCATCCACTCGAAGGACTCGAAGCA GGTGTCAAAGTGCCTGACGAAAATTTAACGCCGCAACAGAGACAACACCGCGAAGAGTCGCTGGCCACCATCAGGAAGATGCAGCAGCTATTCTTCCCTGAGAGCCAGTCCATCGATGGTGCACCCCAAGGTCAACCCCCAACTGGTCCCCCGGACCCCAATGCCATGCCCAACATGCCACCGAATCATCCCAACCAACAACCACCCATGCAGTCCCAG CAGGTAGAGTGGCAGAAGATGCAGTCGCAGTACTACGACGACAAGAAGAAACCCCCGTGCGGCGGCCAGGTCCCCATAGGACCCGTGAGCGGCGGCGGAACGgggggcggcggcggcggtggcGCAGGCGGCGGCCCCAACATGCCGGTACCGCCGGCCGGTGCGCCGGGCGGCACAGCCAACGCCGTGCCCACGGCGCCTCGCGGCGTCCCCGGCGCGACGGGTCCGCGTCTGCAGGGTCCGCCGCCCCCGTACCACCAGACGCCCCGCTCGGCCAGCGTGCCCATTGCGTTGCAGAGCAGTCCCAGTCCGGCGTCGCCCAACAATCCCACCTCGAACCTGTCGCTGCCCTCGCCCAGGGCCTCGTCGGCTCTGAACTCGCCCGCGGACCCGAACCGACAGTTCGGACTGACGAGGCACATGAGCACCGGCCAGAGTCCCACGTCGCAGGACTCGCCCTCGGCACCGAGACTTAACCACAGCAATCCGGGCACGCCGCTGTCCTCGCACATGAGCCCGAGCGTGACCAGCACCAGCACCGAGCCCACGTCGACCCACCAATCGTCAG tggACGGCATGTTTGGTAGAACGTTGCAATCGATGGCGCAGCAGAAGCAGCAGATGAGCACGTCGACGACGACGTGCTCGACGACGCCCTCGACCGGATCGCAGATCAAGGAGCCGAATCTGATGCCGGTGCCGTCGCCGCAACAGATCCAGTACCTCAACACGTTCGAGGGACAGGAACTGATCATACAGAAACAGCCCAACACGAGCCTGAAAGAAGGAAACATCATATCACCACC GGTGCTAGCAACAACGATGGACAGCGGTTTCCCCGGCTCGACGCCGGATCTCTCACACAACCGGGTGTCAGGTCCTAACACGCCTACGTCAATAGATGTGCCCAGGTTCCCGCCGACGCCCGGTGTGCCGCCGGAGGGGTGCAGATTCTCCAATCCCAGCCCCCACACTCCCACTACAG GTGACAAGCCGCGTATGAGCGGACCAGGACAGACGAGCACCCCCGGCCTCAGTCCGCAGACGGTGCCTGGGCCGAACTCCGACCCGCTCAAGAATGATCTCTTCCCGACGCCGAGCCCGCACATGATGGACGTGCAACGGTTTCCAGGTCCGAACGCCTCGCCAGGTGCTAAAATAGGAGGGGCCGGATTTGTGAACGTATCGCCGCAAGGCAAGCCCAGCCCGATGGATCTCCCGAACTACGGTTGTGCCCGGGGCGACAACGTGCCCTTGAATCCTAACTGCACCAGCACCATGTCCGGGAATCCTAAGGTCTCTCAGTTCGATCCTATATCGTCGTTGACGCAGATGAGCCAGCAGCTGACGAACAGCGTGGCCAGCTCGCTGAACGGCCAGGGCAACCAGGGCCCCGCCATGATGAACTTCGGCTCGCCGTCGATGCACATGATGGACATGGGCGGCTGCCACGGCATGGGCGACATGGACCAGGGACCGGGCAACATGGGCGGCATGCCGATGCAGGGCCCGCCGCACGGTTTCCACCCGAACTCGCCGATGGGGCCGATGTGCTCACTCTCGCCAAAACTGCCAGGTGCCTTTCCCAATCATATGCCTATGCCCAGGATGATGGGTCGACCGCCCGGTCCGAATCCGTACAACGGGGCGAACGTGCAGGTGAAGCCGAACGCCCCGAACACCATCCAGTACTTGCCAGCGAAGCCCCAAGTGGGACAGGCGCCGGGTCCGCGGGGCCCGCCCAGTCTCGACTTCTTGACGCGCCTCGCCACCCCGATGAACATGATGGACAACAAAATGCCCAACCAGAACATGCAGTACTTCCCGAACTGCGGTCCGAACAACGGCCCGATGCAAGGCGGCCCAATGCCGCCGCACATGGGCCACATGGACGGTCCGATGCCGCAGGACGGGCCGATGGGCGGCATGGGCATGGGCCCGATGGGCGGACACATGGGCAACGGCGCCGGTCCCATGATGGGCGGCAACATGGGCATGCCGGGCGGCATGATGCCGATGATGCGGGGCCCTATGCGGCCACCGATGATGCGACTGTCACAGATGGGCTACAACGGACCCGGACCGGCCGGCGGGCCGGAACAGATGTTCAATCCGGGCCCGCCCATGGGCAACCCGAACGCACAGATGTTCGTCAGCGGGCCGAAAGGCAGCCCGATGGGCATGGGCGCGCCCGACGCCAGCCAACCCCTGCCGCCGTCTATGGGACAGAACAATAGCTTTAAGAACTCGCCGTTCGTCGGACCCACAACAGCCGACCCGAACTACGCCCAACAGTTCCATAACTTCCAGCAGCAACTGTATGCAACAAGTACTCGCAGTCAGATGGGAGGCCAAGCGATGGGTCCTGGTCCCGGACCGGGGCCGCCACACATGCAACAGCCTCCCTACTTCAATCCCAAATAG
- the LOC109608332 gene encoding protein BCL9 homolog isoform X1, whose product MIKEKHEKGSETVKEEASSSDKESASGDVRVKKEEDAPGIKKEPDTGPITKNGTIIGSTNTGSLQSAPNRGKSDEDSVNVPASDTGSLPLKTEECVDGDLGGDSFPLGLSGSGAPPEGVQPLASNVISKQQSSMEVHYMQQQSQIFVFSTMLANSGADEVMQGRYPSIIAYHCAQPGTKKYLEKNPLKVTQFNRQSPAQWLNNFNMMKNKGCTRSPGLGPKSAPSLENFLGPEGLDDIGLSDGDLAWDQKNNHPLEGLEAVSNGPPVTGPGPGFPSPHSNVQPTLQGVKVPDENLTPQQRQHREESLATIRKMQQLFFPESQSIDGAPQGQPPTGPPDPNAMPNMPPNHPNQQPPMQSQQVEWQKMQSQYYDDKKKPPCGGQVPIGPVSGGGTGGGGGGGAGGGPNMPVPPAGAPGGTANAVPTAPRGVPGATGPRLQGPPPPYHQTPRSASVPIALQSSPSPASPNNPTSNLSLPSPRASSALNSPADPNRQFGLTRHMSTGQSPTSQDSPSAPRLNHSNPGTPLSSHMSPSVTSTSTEPTSTHQSSVDGMFGRTLQSMAQQKQQMSTSTTTCSTTPSTGSQIKEPNLMPVPSPQQIQYLNTFEGQELIIQKQPNTSLKEGNIISPPVLATTMDSGFPGSTPDLSHNRVSGPNTPTSIDVPRFPPTPGVPPEGCRFSNPSPHTPTTGDKPRMSGPGQTSTPGLSPQTVPGPNSDPLKNDLFPTPSPHMMDVQRFPGPNASPGAKIGGAGFVNVSPQGKPSPMDLPNYGCARGDNVPLNPNCTSTMSGNPKVSQFDPISSLTQMSQQLTNSVASSLNGQGNQGPAMMNFGSPSMHMMDMGGCHGMGDMDQGPGNMGGMPMQGPPHGFHPNSPMGPMCSLSPKLPGAFPNHMPMPRMMGRPPGPNPYNGANVQVKPNAPNTIQYLPAKPQVGQAPGPRGPPSLDFLTRLATPMNMMDNKMPNQNMQYFPNCGPNNGPMQGGPMPPHMGHMDGPMPQDGPMGGMGMGPMGGHMGNGAGPMMGGNMGMPGGMMPMMRGPMRPPMMRLSQMGYNGPGPAGGPEQMFNPGPPMGNPNAQMFVSGPKGSPMGMGAPDASQPLPPSMGQNNSFKNSPFVGPTTADPNYAQQFHNFQQQLYATSTRSQMGGQAMGPGPGPGPPHMQQPPYFNPK is encoded by the exons ATGATCAAAGAGAAGCACGAGAAAGGCTCGGAGACTGTAAAAGAGGAGGCCAGCAGCTCTGATAAAGAGTCTGCTAGTGGAGATGTCCGTGTTAAAAAAGAGGAAGATGCACCCGGTATCAAAAAAGAACCAGATACTGGACCCATCACTAAAAACGGCACCATCATCGGTTCCACAAACACTGGTTCATTGCAAAGTGCCCCAAATAGAGGAAAATCAGATGAGGACTCAGTTAATGTGCCTGCTTCAGATACTGGATCTCTGCCACTTAAGACGGAGGAGTGTGTAGATGGTGATCTGGGTGGTGATTCCTTTCCTCTGGGGCTCAGCGGAAGCGGGGCACCGCCTGAGGGTGTCCAGCCACTTGCCAGCAATGTTATCAGCAAACAACAAAGTTCCATGGAAGTCCACTACATGCAACAACAGAGTCAGATCTTTGTCTTCTCCACAATGCTTGCAAACTCTGGCGCTGATGAGGTCATGCAGGGCCGCTATCCCTCAATCATTGCTTATCACTGTGCACAACCCGGCACTAAAAAATATCTCGAAAAGAACCCCCTCAAGGTAACCCAGTTCAATAGGCAAAGTCCGGCACAGTGgctaaacaattttaacatgaTGAAGAACAAAGGATGCACTAGGAGTCCCGGACTCGGCCCCAAATCGGCGCCGTCCCTAGAGAACTTTCTCGGGCCGGAGGGCCTCGACGACATCGGTCTCAGCGATGGTGACCTGGCCTGGGACCAGAAAAACAACCATCCACTCGAAGGACTCGAAGCAGTGAGTAACGGCCCGCCAGTCACCGGTCCCGGTCCTGGTTTCCCTAGCCCACATTCAAATGTTCAACCCACATTACAGGGTGTCAAAGTGCCTGACGAAAATTTAACGCCGCAACAGAGACAACACCGCGAAGAGTCGCTGGCCACCATCAGGAAGATGCAGCAGCTATTCTTCCCTGAGAGCCAGTCCATCGATGGTGCACCCCAAGGTCAACCCCCAACTGGTCCCCCGGACCCCAATGCCATGCCCAACATGCCACCGAATCATCCCAACCAACAACCACCCATGCAGTCCCAG CAGGTAGAGTGGCAGAAGATGCAGTCGCAGTACTACGACGACAAGAAGAAACCCCCGTGCGGCGGCCAGGTCCCCATAGGACCCGTGAGCGGCGGCGGAACGgggggcggcggcggcggtggcGCAGGCGGCGGCCCCAACATGCCGGTACCGCCGGCCGGTGCGCCGGGCGGCACAGCCAACGCCGTGCCCACGGCGCCTCGCGGCGTCCCCGGCGCGACGGGTCCGCGTCTGCAGGGTCCGCCGCCCCCGTACCACCAGACGCCCCGCTCGGCCAGCGTGCCCATTGCGTTGCAGAGCAGTCCCAGTCCGGCGTCGCCCAACAATCCCACCTCGAACCTGTCGCTGCCCTCGCCCAGGGCCTCGTCGGCTCTGAACTCGCCCGCGGACCCGAACCGACAGTTCGGACTGACGAGGCACATGAGCACCGGCCAGAGTCCCACGTCGCAGGACTCGCCCTCGGCACCGAGACTTAACCACAGCAATCCGGGCACGCCGCTGTCCTCGCACATGAGCCCGAGCGTGACCAGCACCAGCACCGAGCCCACGTCGACCCACCAATCGTCAG tggACGGCATGTTTGGTAGAACGTTGCAATCGATGGCGCAGCAGAAGCAGCAGATGAGCACGTCGACGACGACGTGCTCGACGACGCCCTCGACCGGATCGCAGATCAAGGAGCCGAATCTGATGCCGGTGCCGTCGCCGCAACAGATCCAGTACCTCAACACGTTCGAGGGACAGGAACTGATCATACAGAAACAGCCCAACACGAGCCTGAAAGAAGGAAACATCATATCACCACC GGTGCTAGCAACAACGATGGACAGCGGTTTCCCCGGCTCGACGCCGGATCTCTCACACAACCGGGTGTCAGGTCCTAACACGCCTACGTCAATAGATGTGCCCAGGTTCCCGCCGACGCCCGGTGTGCCGCCGGAGGGGTGCAGATTCTCCAATCCCAGCCCCCACACTCCCACTACAG GTGACAAGCCGCGTATGAGCGGACCAGGACAGACGAGCACCCCCGGCCTCAGTCCGCAGACGGTGCCTGGGCCGAACTCCGACCCGCTCAAGAATGATCTCTTCCCGACGCCGAGCCCGCACATGATGGACGTGCAACGGTTTCCAGGTCCGAACGCCTCGCCAGGTGCTAAAATAGGAGGGGCCGGATTTGTGAACGTATCGCCGCAAGGCAAGCCCAGCCCGATGGATCTCCCGAACTACGGTTGTGCCCGGGGCGACAACGTGCCCTTGAATCCTAACTGCACCAGCACCATGTCCGGGAATCCTAAGGTCTCTCAGTTCGATCCTATATCGTCGTTGACGCAGATGAGCCAGCAGCTGACGAACAGCGTGGCCAGCTCGCTGAACGGCCAGGGCAACCAGGGCCCCGCCATGATGAACTTCGGCTCGCCGTCGATGCACATGATGGACATGGGCGGCTGCCACGGCATGGGCGACATGGACCAGGGACCGGGCAACATGGGCGGCATGCCGATGCAGGGCCCGCCGCACGGTTTCCACCCGAACTCGCCGATGGGGCCGATGTGCTCACTCTCGCCAAAACTGCCAGGTGCCTTTCCCAATCATATGCCTATGCCCAGGATGATGGGTCGACCGCCCGGTCCGAATCCGTACAACGGGGCGAACGTGCAGGTGAAGCCGAACGCCCCGAACACCATCCAGTACTTGCCAGCGAAGCCCCAAGTGGGACAGGCGCCGGGTCCGCGGGGCCCGCCCAGTCTCGACTTCTTGACGCGCCTCGCCACCCCGATGAACATGATGGACAACAAAATGCCCAACCAGAACATGCAGTACTTCCCGAACTGCGGTCCGAACAACGGCCCGATGCAAGGCGGCCCAATGCCGCCGCACATGGGCCACATGGACGGTCCGATGCCGCAGGACGGGCCGATGGGCGGCATGGGCATGGGCCCGATGGGCGGACACATGGGCAACGGCGCCGGTCCCATGATGGGCGGCAACATGGGCATGCCGGGCGGCATGATGCCGATGATGCGGGGCCCTATGCGGCCACCGATGATGCGACTGTCACAGATGGGCTACAACGGACCCGGACCGGCCGGCGGGCCGGAACAGATGTTCAATCCGGGCCCGCCCATGGGCAACCCGAACGCACAGATGTTCGTCAGCGGGCCGAAAGGCAGCCCGATGGGCATGGGCGCGCCCGACGCCAGCCAACCCCTGCCGCCGTCTATGGGACAGAACAATAGCTTTAAGAACTCGCCGTTCGTCGGACCCACAACAGCCGACCCGAACTACGCCCAACAGTTCCATAACTTCCAGCAGCAACTGTATGCAACAAGTACTCGCAGTCAGATGGGAGGCCAAGCGATGGGTCCTGGTCCCGGACCGGGGCCGCCACACATGCAACAGCCTCCCTACTTCAATCCCAAATAG
- the LOC109608332 gene encoding protein BCL9 homolog isoform X2, with product MIKEKHEKGSETVKEEASSSDKESASGDVRVKKEEDAPGIKKEPDTGPITKNGTIIGSTNTGSLQSAPNRGKSDEDSVNVPASDTGSLPLKTEECVDGDLGGDSFPLGLSGSGAPPEGVQPLASNVISKQQSSMEVHYMQQQSQIFVFSTMLANSGADEVMQGRYPSIIAYHCAQPGTKKYLEKNPLKVTQFNRQSPAQWLNNFNMMKNKGCTRSPGLGPKSAPSLENFLGPEGLDDIGLSDGDLAWDQKNNHPLEGLEAVSNGPPVTGPGPGFPSPHSNVQPTLQGVKVPDENLTPQQRQHREESLATIRKMQQLFFPESQSIDGAPQGQPPTGPPDPNAMPNMPPNHPNQQPPMQSQVEWQKMQSQYYDDKKKPPCGGQVPIGPVSGGGTGGGGGGGAGGGPNMPVPPAGAPGGTANAVPTAPRGVPGATGPRLQGPPPPYHQTPRSASVPIALQSSPSPASPNNPTSNLSLPSPRASSALNSPADPNRQFGLTRHMSTGQSPTSQDSPSAPRLNHSNPGTPLSSHMSPSVTSTSTEPTSTHQSSVDGMFGRTLQSMAQQKQQMSTSTTTCSTTPSTGSQIKEPNLMPVPSPQQIQYLNTFEGQELIIQKQPNTSLKEGNIISPPVLATTMDSGFPGSTPDLSHNRVSGPNTPTSIDVPRFPPTPGVPPEGCRFSNPSPHTPTTGDKPRMSGPGQTSTPGLSPQTVPGPNSDPLKNDLFPTPSPHMMDVQRFPGPNASPGAKIGGAGFVNVSPQGKPSPMDLPNYGCARGDNVPLNPNCTSTMSGNPKVSQFDPISSLTQMSQQLTNSVASSLNGQGNQGPAMMNFGSPSMHMMDMGGCHGMGDMDQGPGNMGGMPMQGPPHGFHPNSPMGPMCSLSPKLPGAFPNHMPMPRMMGRPPGPNPYNGANVQVKPNAPNTIQYLPAKPQVGQAPGPRGPPSLDFLTRLATPMNMMDNKMPNQNMQYFPNCGPNNGPMQGGPMPPHMGHMDGPMPQDGPMGGMGMGPMGGHMGNGAGPMMGGNMGMPGGMMPMMRGPMRPPMMRLSQMGYNGPGPAGGPEQMFNPGPPMGNPNAQMFVSGPKGSPMGMGAPDASQPLPPSMGQNNSFKNSPFVGPTTADPNYAQQFHNFQQQLYATSTRSQMGGQAMGPGPGPGPPHMQQPPYFNPK from the exons ATGATCAAAGAGAAGCACGAGAAAGGCTCGGAGACTGTAAAAGAGGAGGCCAGCAGCTCTGATAAAGAGTCTGCTAGTGGAGATGTCCGTGTTAAAAAAGAGGAAGATGCACCCGGTATCAAAAAAGAACCAGATACTGGACCCATCACTAAAAACGGCACCATCATCGGTTCCACAAACACTGGTTCATTGCAAAGTGCCCCAAATAGAGGAAAATCAGATGAGGACTCAGTTAATGTGCCTGCTTCAGATACTGGATCTCTGCCACTTAAGACGGAGGAGTGTGTAGATGGTGATCTGGGTGGTGATTCCTTTCCTCTGGGGCTCAGCGGAAGCGGGGCACCGCCTGAGGGTGTCCAGCCACTTGCCAGCAATGTTATCAGCAAACAACAAAGTTCCATGGAAGTCCACTACATGCAACAACAGAGTCAGATCTTTGTCTTCTCCACAATGCTTGCAAACTCTGGCGCTGATGAGGTCATGCAGGGCCGCTATCCCTCAATCATTGCTTATCACTGTGCACAACCCGGCACTAAAAAATATCTCGAAAAGAACCCCCTCAAGGTAACCCAGTTCAATAGGCAAAGTCCGGCACAGTGgctaaacaattttaacatgaTGAAGAACAAAGGATGCACTAGGAGTCCCGGACTCGGCCCCAAATCGGCGCCGTCCCTAGAGAACTTTCTCGGGCCGGAGGGCCTCGACGACATCGGTCTCAGCGATGGTGACCTGGCCTGGGACCAGAAAAACAACCATCCACTCGAAGGACTCGAAGCAGTGAGTAACGGCCCGCCAGTCACCGGTCCCGGTCCTGGTTTCCCTAGCCCACATTCAAATGTTCAACCCACATTACAGGGTGTCAAAGTGCCTGACGAAAATTTAACGCCGCAACAGAGACAACACCGCGAAGAGTCGCTGGCCACCATCAGGAAGATGCAGCAGCTATTCTTCCCTGAGAGCCAGTCCATCGATGGTGCACCCCAAGGTCAACCCCCAACTGGTCCCCCGGACCCCAATGCCATGCCCAACATGCCACCGAATCATCCCAACCAACAACCACCCATGCAGTCCCAG GTAGAGTGGCAGAAGATGCAGTCGCAGTACTACGACGACAAGAAGAAACCCCCGTGCGGCGGCCAGGTCCCCATAGGACCCGTGAGCGGCGGCGGAACGgggggcggcggcggcggtggcGCAGGCGGCGGCCCCAACATGCCGGTACCGCCGGCCGGTGCGCCGGGCGGCACAGCCAACGCCGTGCCCACGGCGCCTCGCGGCGTCCCCGGCGCGACGGGTCCGCGTCTGCAGGGTCCGCCGCCCCCGTACCACCAGACGCCCCGCTCGGCCAGCGTGCCCATTGCGTTGCAGAGCAGTCCCAGTCCGGCGTCGCCCAACAATCCCACCTCGAACCTGTCGCTGCCCTCGCCCAGGGCCTCGTCGGCTCTGAACTCGCCCGCGGACCCGAACCGACAGTTCGGACTGACGAGGCACATGAGCACCGGCCAGAGTCCCACGTCGCAGGACTCGCCCTCGGCACCGAGACTTAACCACAGCAATCCGGGCACGCCGCTGTCCTCGCACATGAGCCCGAGCGTGACCAGCACCAGCACCGAGCCCACGTCGACCCACCAATCGTCAG tggACGGCATGTTTGGTAGAACGTTGCAATCGATGGCGCAGCAGAAGCAGCAGATGAGCACGTCGACGACGACGTGCTCGACGACGCCCTCGACCGGATCGCAGATCAAGGAGCCGAATCTGATGCCGGTGCCGTCGCCGCAACAGATCCAGTACCTCAACACGTTCGAGGGACAGGAACTGATCATACAGAAACAGCCCAACACGAGCCTGAAAGAAGGAAACATCATATCACCACC GGTGCTAGCAACAACGATGGACAGCGGTTTCCCCGGCTCGACGCCGGATCTCTCACACAACCGGGTGTCAGGTCCTAACACGCCTACGTCAATAGATGTGCCCAGGTTCCCGCCGACGCCCGGTGTGCCGCCGGAGGGGTGCAGATTCTCCAATCCCAGCCCCCACACTCCCACTACAG GTGACAAGCCGCGTATGAGCGGACCAGGACAGACGAGCACCCCCGGCCTCAGTCCGCAGACGGTGCCTGGGCCGAACTCCGACCCGCTCAAGAATGATCTCTTCCCGACGCCGAGCCCGCACATGATGGACGTGCAACGGTTTCCAGGTCCGAACGCCTCGCCAGGTGCTAAAATAGGAGGGGCCGGATTTGTGAACGTATCGCCGCAAGGCAAGCCCAGCCCGATGGATCTCCCGAACTACGGTTGTGCCCGGGGCGACAACGTGCCCTTGAATCCTAACTGCACCAGCACCATGTCCGGGAATCCTAAGGTCTCTCAGTTCGATCCTATATCGTCGTTGACGCAGATGAGCCAGCAGCTGACGAACAGCGTGGCCAGCTCGCTGAACGGCCAGGGCAACCAGGGCCCCGCCATGATGAACTTCGGCTCGCCGTCGATGCACATGATGGACATGGGCGGCTGCCACGGCATGGGCGACATGGACCAGGGACCGGGCAACATGGGCGGCATGCCGATGCAGGGCCCGCCGCACGGTTTCCACCCGAACTCGCCGATGGGGCCGATGTGCTCACTCTCGCCAAAACTGCCAGGTGCCTTTCCCAATCATATGCCTATGCCCAGGATGATGGGTCGACCGCCCGGTCCGAATCCGTACAACGGGGCGAACGTGCAGGTGAAGCCGAACGCCCCGAACACCATCCAGTACTTGCCAGCGAAGCCCCAAGTGGGACAGGCGCCGGGTCCGCGGGGCCCGCCCAGTCTCGACTTCTTGACGCGCCTCGCCACCCCGATGAACATGATGGACAACAAAATGCCCAACCAGAACATGCAGTACTTCCCGAACTGCGGTCCGAACAACGGCCCGATGCAAGGCGGCCCAATGCCGCCGCACATGGGCCACATGGACGGTCCGATGCCGCAGGACGGGCCGATGGGCGGCATGGGCATGGGCCCGATGGGCGGACACATGGGCAACGGCGCCGGTCCCATGATGGGCGGCAACATGGGCATGCCGGGCGGCATGATGCCGATGATGCGGGGCCCTATGCGGCCACCGATGATGCGACTGTCACAGATGGGCTACAACGGACCCGGACCGGCCGGCGGGCCGGAACAGATGTTCAATCCGGGCCCGCCCATGGGCAACCCGAACGCACAGATGTTCGTCAGCGGGCCGAAAGGCAGCCCGATGGGCATGGGCGCGCCCGACGCCAGCCAACCCCTGCCGCCGTCTATGGGACAGAACAATAGCTTTAAGAACTCGCCGTTCGTCGGACCCACAACAGCCGACCCGAACTACGCCCAACAGTTCCATAACTTCCAGCAGCAACTGTATGCAACAAGTACTCGCAGTCAGATGGGAGGCCAAGCGATGGGTCCTGGTCCCGGACCGGGGCCGCCACACATGCAACAGCCTCCCTACTTCAATCCCAAATAG